A region of Ferruginibacter albus DNA encodes the following proteins:
- a CDS encoding pyridoxal-phosphate dependent enzyme, producing MWLNNILETIGNTPLIKLNKITKVLPCTVLAKVEYFNPGNSIKDRMALKMIEVAEQEGKLKPGGTIIEGTSGNTGMGLAIAACIKGYKCIFTTTDKQSKEKADILKALGAEVIVCPTNVEPEDPRSYYSVSKRLATEVPNSWYVNQYDNLANRLAHYEQTGPEIWEQTEGKITHLVVATGTGGTIVGTAKYLKEKNPDIQVWAIDSYGSLLKKYFDTGELDQKEVYPYISEGFGEDFVPANYDMSVIDRFEKVTDKDGAIMARRIAKEEGLFCGYSAGSCLQGLLQLKGLLKEGDVVVCIFHDHGSRYVAKVYNDQWMMERGFLEVKTIKDLVNGRASQQLISISPKQTVAEAITIMKKNDIENIPVMDGDKITGAISESGLFNKIINNPSIKKQTVESVIEKPYPEVAFDTPVERLSSFITKENGAVLSKDDSGYFHIITKYDILQNLTK from the coding sequence ATGTGGCTCAATAATATACTGGAAACAATCGGCAACACGCCTCTTATTAAATTAAATAAGATCACTAAAGTGCTGCCTTGTACCGTATTAGCCAAAGTTGAATATTTTAATCCCGGCAATTCCATTAAAGACCGCATGGCTTTAAAGATGATAGAAGTTGCCGAGCAGGAAGGAAAATTAAAGCCCGGCGGCACCATTATTGAAGGTACCAGCGGTAACACCGGGATGGGATTGGCCATTGCTGCTTGCATTAAAGGCTATAAATGCATCTTCACTACTACCGATAAACAATCAAAAGAAAAGGCTGATATTTTAAAAGCATTGGGCGCAGAAGTGATTGTTTGTCCTACCAACGTAGAGCCGGAAGATCCCCGGAGTTATTATTCCGTTTCAAAAAGACTGGCAACAGAAGTTCCTAACAGCTGGTACGTGAATCAATACGATAACCTGGCAAACCGTTTGGCGCATTATGAACAAACCGGTCCTGAGATATGGGAACAAACAGAAGGTAAGATCACACATTTAGTTGTTGCAACAGGTACCGGTGGCACTATTGTAGGTACAGCAAAATATCTGAAAGAAAAAAATCCCGACATACAGGTTTGGGCAATTGACAGCTACGGTTCTTTATTGAAAAAATATTTTGATACCGGTGAATTGGATCAGAAAGAAGTCTATCCATACATCAGTGAAGGTTTTGGTGAAGACTTCGTTCCTGCCAATTACGATATGAGCGTTATCGATCGCTTTGAAAAAGTAACGGATAAAGATGGTGCTATTATGGCTCGCCGTATTGCCAAAGAAGAAGGACTGTTCTGCGGTTACAGTGCCGGCAGTTGCCTGCAAGGTTTACTACAATTAAAAGGGTTACTAAAAGAAGGCGATGTAGTGGTTTGTATCTTCCACGATCATGGCAGCCGTTATGTTGCCAAGGTTTATAATGACCAATGGATGATGGAGCGTGGCTTCCTGGAAGTAAAAACCATTAAAGACCTGGTAAATGGCAGAGCATCGCAACAGCTCATCAGCATCTCTCCCAAACAAACCGTTGCAGAAGCGATTACCATAATGAAGAAGAATGACATTGAAAATATACCCGTAATGGACGGTGATAAAATTACCGGCGCTATTTCTGAAAGCGGTTTATTCAATAAGATCATCAATAATCCATCTATAAAAAAGCAAACGGTAGAGTCGGTAATAGAAAAGCCCTACCCCGAAGTAGCGTTTGATACACCTGTTGAGCGCCTAAGCTCCTTTATTACCAAAGAAAATGGAGCTGTTTTGAGCAAAGATGATAGCGGATACTTCCATATTATTACCAAATATGACATTCTGCAGAACCTTACCAAGTAA